One Cryptomeria japonica chromosome 9, Sugi_1.0, whole genome shotgun sequence genomic window carries:
- the LOC131073931 gene encoding uncharacterized protein LOC131073931, with the protein MEIRARNFGGMQQIPTTISQECHIDRNARRRQRSGIHKDMSQKQVICPEPRRVPVVDSLVDELHKTCCWPPSNSMVQDEGDAGREILDIFLRKSGYGDSNGSLPYFCGSPPVRAHNPLVNDVKFVRKDLPSPSVSLTQKSSCGASYGTNPSVRVEGFACSSSEKQCIVPALA; encoded by the exons ATGGAGATCCGGGCAAGGAATTTTGGGGGCATGCAGCAGATTCCTACAACTATTAGTCAAGAATGTCACATAGACAGAAATGCAAGACGAAGGCAAAGGAGTGGTATCCACAAGGATATGAGCCAGAAGCAAGTTATCTGCCCTGAACCTCGACGAGTCCCAGTTGTGGATTCTCTTGTAGATGAATTGCACAAAACTTGTTGCTGGCCACCAAG TAACTCGATGGTGCAAGATGAAGGAGATGCAGGTCGCGAGATTTTGGACATATTTTTAAGAAAG AGTGGATATGGTGATTCAAATGGATCTCTTCCATATTTTTGTGGCTCCCCTCCTGTTCGTGCTCATAATCCACTGGTTAATGATGTAAAGTTTGTTCGGAAGGATTTACCATCACCCTCTGTCAGCTTGACACAGAAATCCTCCTGTGGTGCATCATATGGGACAAATCCCTCTGTGCGGGTGGAAGGATTTGCTTGTTCAAGCTCAGAAAAACAGTGCATTGTCCCTGCGCTTGCATAA